Proteins encoded within one genomic window of [Enterobacter] lignolyticus SCF1:
- a CDS encoding dihydrodipicolinate synthase family protein codes for MSKKAIHWSGVFPAVSTQFRRDYSLDLDATHAVMKNLVKDGVSGLVVCGSVGENTSLTTEEKLQIIEVAKDAAGGKIPVIAGVAEFTTAFARHMAKEAERVGVDGIMVMPALVYSSKPHETAAHFRSVATATDLPIMVYNNPPIYKNDVTPEILATLADCDNIVCFKDSSGDTRRFIDLRNAVGDRFVLFAGLDDVVVESIAVGAEGWISGMSNAFPREGETLFRLAKQQRYDEAMALYRWFMPLLHLDARPDLVQCIKLCEALLGRGSEVTRPPRLALEGDTRAQVVAVVEQALATRPQLPDVGL; via the coding sequence ATGAGCAAAAAAGCGATTCACTGGAGCGGCGTATTCCCGGCGGTCAGCACGCAGTTTCGACGCGACTATTCGCTGGATTTGGACGCCACCCATGCGGTAATGAAAAATCTGGTTAAGGACGGCGTTTCCGGCCTGGTGGTGTGCGGTAGCGTAGGGGAGAACACCTCGCTGACCACCGAGGAAAAATTGCAGATCATCGAAGTGGCGAAAGACGCGGCGGGCGGCAAAATTCCGGTCATCGCCGGGGTGGCGGAATTTACGACCGCCTTTGCCCGGCACATGGCGAAAGAGGCCGAACGCGTCGGCGTGGACGGCATTATGGTGATGCCTGCGCTGGTTTACTCGTCAAAGCCGCATGAGACCGCCGCGCATTTTCGCAGCGTGGCGACGGCCACCGACCTGCCCATCATGGTGTACAACAACCCGCCGATTTACAAAAACGACGTCACGCCGGAAATCCTCGCGACGCTGGCGGACTGCGACAACATCGTCTGCTTTAAAGACTCCTCGGGCGATACCCGCCGCTTTATCGATCTGCGTAATGCGGTAGGCGATCGCTTTGTGCTGTTCGCCGGACTGGACGATGTGGTGGTGGAAAGCATCGCCGTGGGCGCCGAAGGGTGGATTTCCGGGATGTCCAACGCGTTCCCCCGCGAAGGCGAGACGCTGTTCCGTCTGGCGAAACAGCAGCGCTATGACGAAGCGATGGCGCTGTACCGCTGGTTTATGCCGCTGCTGCATCTGGATGCGCGCCCGGACCTGGTGCAGTGCATCAAGCTGTGCGAAGCGCTGTTAGGCCGTGGGAGCGAAGTGACCCGTCCGCCGCGCCTGGCGCTGGAAGGAGATACGCGCGCGCAGGTGGTGGCGGTTGTTGAGCAGGCGCTGGCGACCCGGCCGCAGCTGCCGGACGTTGGCCTTTAA
- the hpaR gene encoding homoprotocatechuate degradation operon regulator HpaR translates to MHDSLTIALLLARETAMGYFRPIVKQHNLTEQQWRIVRVLAEHPSMDFHDLAFRTCILRPSLTGILTRMERDGLVLRLKPVNDQRKLYVSLTKEGYALYEHAQALVEEAYQQIEAEYTPEKMQQLTALLEEFIALGNRQMAERGDEA, encoded by the coding sequence ATGCATGATTCGTTAACCATTGCGCTGTTGCTGGCGCGAGAAACGGCGATGGGCTATTTCCGGCCTATCGTGAAGCAGCATAACCTGACCGAACAGCAGTGGCGCATCGTGCGCGTGCTGGCGGAGCATCCGTCGATGGATTTCCACGATCTGGCGTTTCGCACCTGTATTCTGCGCCCGAGCCTGACCGGCATTTTGACCCGCATGGAGCGCGACGGCCTGGTGCTGCGCCTGAAGCCGGTCAACGACCAGCGCAAGCTGTACGTGTCGCTCACCAAAGAGGGCTATGCGCTGTATGAACACGCGCAGGCGCTGGTGGAAGAGGCGTATCAGCAGATTGAGGCGGAGTACACCCCGGAAAAAATGCAGCAGCTGACGGCGCTGCTGGAGGAGTTTATCGCGCTCGGCAACCGGCAGATGGCCGAGCGGGGTGACGAGGCGTAG
- a CDS encoding NAD(P)/FAD-dependent oxidoreductase — protein sequence MTSGDVIVIGGGIVGAACAWRLAKRGLQVTLIDDGQPGATAAGMGHLVCMDDDPAELTLSAWSLRLWRELTPRLPDDCAWRGCGTLWLAENDDDMAVAHEKQRRMAAAQTRSELQTTAQVAQREPLLRAGLAGGLWVPDDGIVYAPNVARWLIADAGARLTHLRDGVRAIEEPAVLLHSGKRLQAAAIVVACGLGANTLLEENWLRAKKGQLAITERCGAPVRHQLVELGYGASAHAGGTSVAFNVQPRPTGQLLIGSSREFDNTERALDLPLLGTMLARARRFLPSIASLTIIRCWSGYRAASLDGNPLIGPHPSRRGIWLALGHEGLGVTTAPATAHLLAAQLLEEPSPVKPDAWLPARLFPKEAIA from the coding sequence GTGACGTCGGGCGATGTCATCGTCATTGGCGGCGGGATCGTCGGCGCCGCCTGCGCCTGGCGGCTGGCGAAACGGGGCCTGCAGGTCACGCTTATCGACGACGGCCAGCCCGGCGCCACGGCCGCAGGCATGGGGCATCTGGTCTGTATGGATGACGATCCGGCGGAGCTCACGCTCTCGGCCTGGTCGCTCCGGCTCTGGCGCGAGCTGACGCCGCGGCTGCCCGACGATTGCGCCTGGCGCGGCTGCGGCACCCTGTGGCTGGCGGAAAACGATGACGACATGGCGGTCGCCCATGAAAAGCAGCGCCGGATGGCCGCCGCGCAGACCCGCAGCGAACTGCAGACGACGGCGCAGGTCGCGCAGCGTGAGCCCCTGCTCCGCGCCGGGCTGGCCGGAGGGCTGTGGGTGCCGGACGACGGCATTGTTTATGCCCCCAACGTCGCGCGCTGGCTTATTGCCGATGCCGGAGCGCGGCTGACCCATCTGCGCGACGGCGTCCGCGCCATCGAAGAACCCGCCGTGCTGCTGCACAGCGGTAAACGCCTGCAGGCCGCGGCCATTGTGGTCGCCTGCGGGCTGGGCGCGAATACGCTGCTGGAAGAAAACTGGCTGCGCGCCAAAAAAGGCCAGTTGGCCATTACCGAACGCTGCGGCGCGCCCGTACGCCACCAGCTGGTGGAGCTCGGCTACGGCGCCAGCGCGCATGCGGGCGGCACCTCGGTGGCCTTTAACGTCCAGCCGCGGCCAACCGGCCAGCTGCTGATCGGCTCATCGCGCGAGTTTGATAACACCGAACGGGCGCTCGACCTGCCGCTGCTGGGCACCATGCTGGCGCGCGCGCGCCGCTTTTTGCCGTCGATTGCCAGCCTGACGATTATCCGCTGCTGGAGCGGCTACCGCGCCGCCTCGCTGGACGGCAATCCGCTGATCGGCCCCCATCCGTCGCGTCGCGGCATCTGGCTGGCGCTGGGCCACGAGGGGCTTGGCGTGACTACCGCCCCCGCGACGGCGCATCTGCTGGCGGCGCAGCTGCTGGAAGAGCCGAGCCCGGTGAAGCCTGACGCCTGGCTGCCCGCGCGCCTGTTTCCCAAGGAGGCTATCGCATGA
- a CDS encoding 4-hydroxyproline epimerase gives MTEPRSQIELRAIDSHTGGEPTRLIVSGFPDLGGGSMAERRERFARDYDRWRKAVILEPRGSDVLVGALLCDPVSADATAGVIFFNNSGFLNMCGHGTIGLIASLAWLGRIKPGKHKIETPVGDVTATLHDDGSVCVENVPSYRWRQQVRVQTAQGIVTGDIAWGGNWFFLVNDHPFAIQPDEIPQLTDFAWAIREGLEAAGIYGENDGVIDHIELFAPDAHADSRSFVLCPGKAWDRSPCGTGTSAKLACLAADGKLQPGETWRQASIIGSQFTASFRREGDRVVPTIRGEAWVCGDNRLILNPDDPFCWGIAL, from the coding sequence ATGACCGAGCCACGCTCGCAGATTGAACTCCGGGCCATTGATTCTCATACCGGTGGCGAGCCCACCCGGCTGATCGTTTCCGGTTTTCCGGATCTCGGCGGCGGCAGCATGGCCGAACGCCGCGAACGCTTTGCCCGCGATTACGATCGCTGGCGAAAAGCCGTCATTCTGGAGCCGCGCGGCAGCGATGTGCTGGTTGGCGCGCTGCTGTGCGATCCCGTCTCTGCCGACGCGACGGCGGGGGTCATTTTCTTCAACAACAGCGGCTTTTTGAACATGTGCGGCCACGGCACCATCGGGCTTATCGCGTCGCTGGCGTGGCTGGGGCGCATCAAGCCGGGAAAACACAAAATTGAAACGCCGGTGGGCGATGTCACCGCCACGCTGCATGATGACGGCAGCGTCTGCGTTGAAAACGTGCCGTCATACCGCTGGCGTCAGCAGGTCAGGGTTCAGACCGCGCAGGGGATCGTCACCGGCGATATCGCCTGGGGCGGAAACTGGTTTTTCCTCGTTAACGACCATCCGTTCGCCATTCAGCCTGACGAGATCCCACAGCTCACCGATTTTGCATGGGCGATACGCGAAGGGCTGGAGGCGGCGGGCATTTACGGTGAAAACGACGGCGTGATTGACCATATCGAGCTGTTTGCGCCGGACGCCCACGCCGACAGCCGCAGCTTTGTCCTCTGTCCGGGTAAAGCCTGGGACCGTTCGCCCTGCGGCACCGGCACCAGCGCCAAGCTCGCCTGCCTTGCCGCAGACGGCAAGCTGCAGCCGGGGGAGACGTGGCGGCAGGCCAGTATTATCGGCAGCCAGTTCACCGCCAGCTTTCGCCGCGAGGGCGACAGGGTTGTGCCAACCATCCGGGGAGAGGCCTGGGTGTGCGGCGACAACCGCCTGATCCTCAACCCTGACGATCCCTTTTGCTGGGGGATAGCCCTGTGA
- a CDS encoding APC family permease, whose protein sequence is MTIHSTHNSQTRVVESGKFKKQLTLTDLTFIGLGAIFGSGWLFAASHVASIAGPAGIASWVIGGIAVLLLGIVYCELGAALPRAGGIIRYPVFSHGELMGYLLGFITLIAFSSLISIEIVAARQYAAAWFPMLTQPGSSDPTLLGWVVQFLLLCFFFALNYYSVKTFARSNNVISVLKFLVPLLVVITLFAFFKPENLHVQGVAPFGMSGVEAAISAGGIIFAYLGLTPIISVASEVQNPQRTIPVALILSVVLSTIIYVLLQIAFLGSIPTEMLSGGWAGIGKQFSLPYRDIAITLGMGWLAFMVVSDAIVSPSGTGNIYMNATPRVVYGWAKAGTFFKSFTHIDKESGIPRPALWLTFGLSIFWTLPFPSWEQLISVVSAALVLSYAIAPVTAAGLRRNAPDLPRPFRVRGFAVVGPLSFVISALIVFWSGWGTLSWLLGLQIVMFVVYILCKNKVPVHTVSLAQQVKSSLWLIAFYALIMLFSWLGSFGGIGAIAHPWDTVVVAAMSLGIYYWGARTCLPQANFTGDEEE, encoded by the coding sequence ATGACCATTCACTCTACGCATAATTCGCAAACCCGCGTTGTTGAGTCGGGGAAGTTTAAGAAGCAGCTGACGTTAACGGATTTGACGTTTATCGGGCTGGGCGCCATTTTTGGCTCCGGCTGGCTATTCGCCGCCAGCCATGTGGCCTCCATCGCCGGTCCGGCGGGGATTGCCTCGTGGGTTATCGGCGGTATTGCGGTGCTGCTGTTGGGCATCGTGTATTGCGAACTGGGCGCGGCGCTGCCGCGCGCGGGAGGCATTATTCGCTACCCGGTGTTTTCTCACGGCGAGCTGATGGGGTACCTGCTGGGGTTCATCACGCTTATCGCGTTTTCCAGCCTGATCTCCATTGAGATTGTCGCCGCCCGGCAGTATGCCGCCGCCTGGTTCCCGATGCTGACGCAGCCGGGCTCCAGCGATCCGACGCTGCTGGGTTGGGTGGTGCAGTTCCTGCTGCTGTGCTTTTTCTTCGCCCTGAACTACTACAGCGTTAAAACCTTTGCCCGTTCAAATAACGTCATCAGCGTGCTGAAGTTTCTGGTACCGCTGCTGGTGGTTATTACCCTGTTTGCCTTTTTCAAACCGGAAAACCTGCATGTGCAGGGCGTGGCGCCGTTTGGGATGTCCGGCGTTGAGGCGGCGATCAGCGCCGGTGGGATCATTTTTGCCTATCTCGGCCTGACGCCGATTATCTCCGTCGCCAGCGAAGTGCAAAACCCGCAGCGCACCATCCCGGTGGCGCTGATCCTGTCGGTGGTGCTGTCGACCATTATTTACGTGCTGCTGCAGATTGCGTTTCTCGGCAGCATCCCTACGGAGATGCTGAGCGGCGGCTGGGCGGGGATCGGTAAGCAGTTTTCGCTGCCGTACCGTGATATCGCCATTACCCTCGGGATGGGATGGCTGGCGTTTATGGTGGTGAGCGACGCGATTGTCTCGCCAAGCGGCACCGGCAATATTTACATGAACGCCACGCCGCGGGTGGTGTACGGCTGGGCGAAAGCGGGCACCTTTTTTAAATCTTTCACCCATATCGATAAAGAGTCCGGCATTCCCCGCCCGGCGCTGTGGCTGACGTTTGGCTTATCGATTTTCTGGACGCTGCCGTTTCCGTCGTGGGAGCAGCTTATCAGCGTGGTCTCGGCGGCGCTGGTGCTCAGCTACGCCATCGCGCCGGTGACGGCGGCGGGTCTGCGCCGTAACGCGCCGGATTTGCCGCGCCCGTTCCGCGTCCGCGGCTTTGCCGTCGTCGGCCCGCTGTCGTTTGTTATTTCGGCGCTGATCGTTTTCTGGTCCGGCTGGGGAACGCTGTCGTGGCTGCTCGGGCTGCAAATCGTGATGTTTGTGGTGTACATCCTGTGCAAGAACAAGGTGCCGGTTCATACCGTCAGCCTCGCCCAGCAGGTGAAATCCTCGCTGTGGCTCATCGCCTTTTATGCCCTGATTATGCTGTTCTCCTGGCTTGGCAGCTTCGGGGGAATCGGCGCGATTGCCCATCCCTGGGATACGGTGGTCGTGGCGGCGATGTCGCTGGGGATTTACTACTGGGGGGCGCGCACCTGTCTGCCCCAGGCGAATTTTACCGGCGATGAAGAAGAGTAA
- a CDS encoding aldehyde dehydrogenase (NADP(+)), whose translation MTELQTTHGRQFINGRRVASGEPTLTSLRAHDGAPLGPRFYPATREEASLAAQAAGQAFSHYSQTAPEVRARFLETIADELDALGDDFLTLVHQETALPLARLQGERARTSGQLRLFAQVLRRGDVFGARIDTALPARLPLPRPDLRQYQTALGPVAVFGASNFPLAFSTAGGDTAAALAAGCPVVVKAHPGHMATAEQTALAITRAVEKCALPGGVFNLIFGTDIGAELVRHPAIQAVGFTGSLRGGHALFQLAQQRPQPIPVFAEMSAINPLIILPQALRARGQALAKDLAASFTLGVGQFCTKPGLILTLRDDALASFTATLCAQVKAAAAQVMLNASTLQHYREKVDALASHPAFTLLASGDAADGCAEPRLYQTSASLLLAKDPLLLEEVFGPLAIVVTVDSEAELLAVVGALQGQLTATLHADSDDRDAAGRLLPLLSEKAGRVLFNGFPTGVEVCDAMVHGGPWPATTDARGTSVGSRAVERFLRPVCLQNAPDALLPPALQDANPLNLLRLVNGQWTREALSPSVD comes from the coding sequence ATGACGGAACTTCAGACCACCCACGGCCGGCAGTTTATTAACGGCCGACGCGTCGCCAGCGGCGAGCCGACGCTTACGAGCCTGCGGGCGCACGATGGCGCGCCGCTTGGGCCGCGCTTTTACCCTGCCACCCGCGAGGAGGCGTCCCTGGCCGCGCAGGCGGCCGGGCAGGCCTTCAGCCACTACTCGCAAACCGCGCCGGAGGTCAGGGCGCGGTTTCTGGAGACCATCGCCGATGAGCTGGATGCGCTGGGAGACGACTTCCTGACGCTTGTTCATCAGGAAACAGCGCTGCCGCTGGCGCGCCTGCAGGGCGAGCGGGCCCGCACCAGCGGCCAGCTGCGCCTGTTCGCGCAGGTGCTGCGCCGGGGCGATGTCTTCGGCGCCCGCATTGATACGGCGTTACCGGCGCGCCTGCCGCTGCCACGCCCGGACTTGCGCCAGTATCAGACCGCGCTGGGGCCGGTGGCGGTCTTCGGCGCCAGCAACTTTCCGCTGGCCTTTTCCACCGCAGGCGGCGATACCGCTGCCGCGCTGGCGGCCGGCTGTCCGGTGGTGGTGAAAGCGCACCCCGGCCATATGGCGACGGCGGAGCAAACGGCGCTGGCGATAACCCGGGCGGTAGAAAAATGCGCGCTGCCCGGCGGCGTGTTTAACCTGATTTTCGGTACCGATATCGGCGCCGAGCTGGTCAGGCATCCGGCTATCCAGGCGGTAGGGTTTACCGGCTCGCTGCGCGGCGGCCATGCGCTGTTCCAGCTGGCGCAGCAGCGCCCGCAGCCGATTCCGGTGTTTGCCGAAATGTCCGCCATTAACCCGTTGATTATCCTGCCGCAGGCGCTGCGCGCGCGCGGGCAGGCGCTGGCAAAAGATCTGGCCGCGTCGTTTACCCTCGGCGTTGGGCAATTCTGCACCAAGCCGGGGCTTATCCTCACCCTGCGCGACGACGCGCTGGCTTCCTTTACGGCGACGCTGTGCGCTCAGGTGAAGGCGGCTGCGGCGCAGGTGATGCTGAATGCCTCAACGCTGCAGCACTATCGCGAAAAGGTGGATGCGCTGGCGTCACACCCGGCGTTCACGCTGCTGGCGAGCGGCGATGCCGCCGACGGCTGCGCCGAGCCCCGCCTGTATCAGACGTCGGCATCACTGCTTCTGGCAAAAGATCCGCTGCTGCTGGAGGAGGTGTTCGGGCCGCTGGCGATAGTGGTGACGGTCGACAGCGAAGCGGAGCTGCTGGCGGTTGTCGGCGCGCTGCAGGGGCAATTAACGGCGACGCTGCATGCCGATAGCGACGATCGCGACGCCGCCGGGCGCCTGCTGCCGCTGCTGAGCGAGAAGGCCGGACGGGTGCTGTTTAACGGCTTCCCGACCGGCGTGGAAGTCTGCGACGCGATGGTGCATGGCGGCCCGTGGCCCGCCACCACCGACGCGCGAGGAACGTCCGTCGGGAGCCGCGCCGTTGAGCGCTTTCTGCGGCCGGTGTGTTTGCAGAACGCGCCGGATGCGCTGCTGCCGCCTGCGTTGCAGGATGCAAATCCTTTGAACCTGCTGCGCCTGGTGAACGGCCAGTGGACCCGGGAAGCTCTTTCCCCCTCTGTTGACTGA
- a CDS encoding Ldh family oxidoreductase produces the protein METVTLSLAEAYALSCRVLRENGFNDAHAASIADNVTAGERDGCASHGLWRLLGIVGTRRKGKISGEALPVVFDHAPAIVRADARGACSLLAYARALPLLIEKARANGIAALAINRCVHYSALFADVEPLTQAGLVGIACTPSHAWVAPAGGIRPLFGTNPLAFGWPRAGKPPFIFDMATSAAARGEIQLHLRSGTPLPPGWGIDREGLPTTDPQAVLEGAMLPFGGHKGSALAAMVELIAGPLIGDMTSAESLAWDEGAGGAPYGGELVLALDPARFLGDAAADHLARAERMFSELQAQGARLPGERRFLARQRSEREGVTISRSLYDDIVALSRAAP, from the coding sequence ATGGAAACCGTCACGCTCTCGCTGGCAGAGGCTTACGCGCTGTCCTGCCGGGTGCTCAGGGAGAACGGATTTAACGATGCCCATGCGGCGAGCATCGCCGATAACGTCACGGCCGGGGAGCGCGATGGCTGCGCCTCCCACGGTCTGTGGCGGCTGCTGGGGATTGTCGGGACGCGGCGTAAAGGCAAAATATCGGGAGAGGCGCTGCCGGTGGTGTTTGACCACGCCCCGGCCATCGTCCGGGCCGACGCCCGGGGCGCCTGCTCGCTGCTGGCCTATGCCCGCGCGCTGCCGCTGCTGATTGAAAAAGCGCGGGCGAACGGTATCGCGGCGCTGGCGATTAACCGCTGCGTCCACTATTCGGCGCTGTTTGCCGATGTGGAGCCGCTCACGCAGGCCGGGCTGGTGGGGATCGCCTGTACCCCGAGCCATGCATGGGTGGCCCCGGCCGGAGGCATCCGCCCGCTGTTCGGCACCAATCCGCTGGCGTTCGGCTGGCCGCGCGCAGGGAAGCCGCCCTTTATTTTTGATATGGCGACCAGCGCGGCGGCGCGCGGGGAGATCCAGCTACACCTGAGAAGCGGCACGCCGCTGCCGCCGGGGTGGGGAATCGACCGGGAAGGGCTGCCGACCACCGACCCTCAGGCGGTGCTGGAGGGGGCCATGCTCCCCTTCGGCGGGCACAAAGGTTCGGCGCTGGCCGCGATGGTCGAGCTTATCGCCGGGCCGCTTATCGGCGATATGACCAGCGCCGAATCGCTGGCGTGGGATGAGGGCGCAGGCGGGGCGCCGTACGGCGGCGAGCTGGTTCTGGCGCTCGATCCTGCGCGGTTTCTTGGCGATGCGGCCGCAGACCACCTGGCGCGGGCAGAGCGCATGTTTAGCGAACTGCAGGCCCAGGGCGCGCGGCTGCCGGGGGAGCGACGCTTCCTCGCGCGACAGCGCAGCGAGCGGGAGGGCGTGACGATAAGCCGCTCCCTGTACGACGACATCGTCGCGCTCAGCCGCGCAGCGCCGTAA
- a CDS encoding NAD(P)/FAD-dependent oxidoreductase: MKTWQCDIAIIGAGPAGLAAALAAASSGKQVIILDDNPRPGGQIWRDGPQVTLPPLARRYREAVAAQPRIEQLSGVRLVARPTARSLLFETAESAGVVYWKKLILCCGARELSLPFPGWTLPGVTGAGGLQAQIKHGLRLDNERVVVAGSGPLLLAVADSVRRAGGEVVALVEQAPFDALARFTAGLWRWPDKFRQLFSLGFPRYRTRSQVIAAHGERALSGITVRRHGAEQRIDCTRLAIGYGLIPNLETALFFGCSTAHDAVAVNRWQNTSVTHIYAAGECTGFGGSELALAEGKIAGYAAAGNAAQAKTVFSERARWQQFANAVNRTFALGEHLKAAATPDALLCRCEDVRCGDVAQENDWRQAKLATRCGMGACQGRTCAASARWLYGWPLPQPRDPLSTARVETLCQLAQDAPPGD; this comes from the coding sequence ATGAAAACGTGGCAGTGTGATATCGCCATTATCGGAGCGGGCCCCGCCGGGCTGGCGGCAGCGCTGGCGGCGGCCAGCAGCGGCAAGCAGGTGATTATCCTCGACGATAACCCGCGTCCCGGCGGGCAAATCTGGCGCGACGGCCCGCAGGTCACGCTGCCCCCGCTGGCGCGCCGTTACCGGGAGGCGGTGGCGGCGCAGCCCCGCATCGAGCAGCTCAGCGGCGTGCGGCTGGTGGCCCGCCCGACCGCGCGCAGCCTGCTTTTTGAAACAGCGGAAAGCGCGGGCGTGGTCTACTGGAAAAAGCTCATCCTCTGCTGCGGCGCGCGCGAACTGTCGCTGCCGTTTCCCGGCTGGACCTTGCCCGGCGTGACCGGCGCCGGCGGGCTGCAGGCGCAAATCAAGCACGGCCTGCGGCTGGACAATGAACGCGTGGTAGTGGCCGGAAGCGGCCCGCTGCTGCTGGCGGTGGCCGACAGCGTGCGCCGCGCGGGAGGAGAGGTTGTGGCGCTGGTCGAACAGGCGCCCTTTGACGCTCTGGCGCGCTTTACCGCTGGCCTATGGCGCTGGCCGGACAAATTTCGCCAGCTGTTCAGCCTGGGATTCCCCCGATACCGGACCCGCAGCCAGGTCATTGCGGCGCATGGGGAGCGCGCGCTGAGCGGCATCACCGTGCGGCGCCACGGCGCGGAGCAGCGAATCGACTGCACCCGCCTGGCCATCGGCTATGGGCTGATCCCCAACCTGGAGACGGCGCTGTTCTTCGGCTGCTCGACGGCCCACGACGCGGTGGCGGTGAACCGCTGGCAGAATACCTCGGTGACGCATATCTATGCGGCAGGGGAATGTACCGGATTTGGCGGCAGCGAGCTGGCGCTGGCCGAAGGGAAAATTGCGGGCTATGCCGCCGCGGGCAACGCGGCGCAGGCGAAAACCGTTTTCAGCGAGCGAGCCCGCTGGCAGCAGTTCGCCAACGCCGTTAACCGCACTTTCGCCCTCGGCGAACATCTGAAAGCCGCGGCGACGCCGGACGCCCTGCTGTGCCGCTGCGAAGACGTACGCTGCGGCGATGTCGCGCAGGAGAACGACTGGCGGCAGGCGAAGCTCGCGACCCGCTGCGGGATGGGCGCGTGCCAGGGCAGAACCTGCGCCGCCAGCGCCCGCTGGCTGTACGGCTGGCCGCTGCCGCAGCCGCGCGATCCGCTCTCCACCGCCCGGGTGGAAACGCTCTGCCAGCTTGCCCAGGACGCGCCTCCCGGCGACTGA
- a CDS encoding 2Fe-2S iron-sulfur cluster-binding protein, with amino-acid sequence MTSTLRVYIDGVPCEVPDGISVAAALARAGNALTRVSVSGQPRAPFCGMGVCQECRVTVNGRRVLACQTLCLAEMRIDRSFHENVAV; translated from the coding sequence ATGACCAGCACCCTTCGCGTGTATATCGACGGCGTCCCGTGCGAGGTTCCCGACGGCATCAGCGTTGCCGCCGCGCTGGCCCGGGCGGGAAATGCGCTCACCCGCGTCTCGGTCAGCGGCCAGCCGCGCGCGCCTTTTTGCGGGATGGGCGTGTGCCAGGAGTGCCGGGTCACGGTAAACGGACGACGGGTATTGGCCTGCCAGACGCTGTGCCTGGCGGAAATGCGGATTGACAGGAGCTTTCATGAAAACGTGGCAGTGTGA
- a CDS encoding AraC family transcriptional regulator, whose amino-acid sequence MTRIPETAPGLSPPEEAALAVDELSQICEGLARQRPENIQALLNAVALIAPLLNAIPNVVFFIKDLQARYLMVNLTLARRCGFKSVSSLLGKTSADVFPSALGHGYTEQDLRVLREAVTLRDQLEMHLYNGRVRGWCLTQKLALRDTQGRVIGMAGISHDLQEAHARHPAWQKLAIVDDHIRRHYHQPITMEELTALSGMSVAQIERYCKRIFHLTPRQMIHKARLEKATELLASDTPITDIALQCGYTDHSAFSRQFKAMTGSTPRDFRITLQG is encoded by the coding sequence ATGACCCGTATCCCAGAAACCGCGCCGGGGCTCTCTCCTCCCGAAGAGGCCGCACTGGCGGTCGATGAGCTAAGCCAGATTTGCGAAGGGCTGGCGCGCCAGCGCCCGGAAAATATTCAGGCGTTGCTCAACGCCGTGGCGCTGATTGCGCCGCTGCTTAACGCGATTCCGAACGTGGTGTTCTTCATTAAAGATCTGCAGGCCCGCTATTTGATGGTTAACCTGACGCTGGCGCGCCGCTGCGGCTTTAAAAGCGTGTCGTCGCTGCTGGGAAAAACCTCGGCGGATGTTTTTCCCTCCGCGCTGGGGCACGGCTATACCGAGCAGGATCTGCGGGTGCTGCGCGAGGCGGTGACACTGCGCGACCAGCTGGAAATGCACCTCTACAACGGCCGGGTGCGCGGCTGGTGCCTGACGCAAAAGCTGGCGCTGCGGGATACCCAGGGGCGGGTTATCGGCATGGCCGGAATTTCCCACGATCTGCAGGAGGCGCACGCGCGGCATCCCGCCTGGCAGAAGCTGGCGATCGTCGACGATCATATCCGCCGCCACTACCACCAGCCGATCACCATGGAGGAGCTGACCGCGCTCAGCGGGATGTCTGTCGCGCAGATCGAACGCTACTGCAAACGGATCTTCCACCTGACTCCCCGGCAGATGATCCATAAGGCGCGGCTGGAAAAAGCCACCGAGCTGCTGGCGAGCGATACGCCGATTACGGATATTGCCCTGCAGTGCGGCTATACCGACCACAGCGCGTTCAGCCGTCAGTTCAAGGCGATGACCGGGTCGACGCCGCGGGATTTCCGCATCACGCTTCAGGGGTGA